In Paludibacter propionicigenes WB4, the genomic window CAAAAATTGCATCCGAACGACCTACCAATCCCAAACGGGGTAGATTGGATACCTCCACATCGGCTACATCTTTTACCAAAACCGGAATGCCGTTGATGTTTTGAACCACCACATTCTTGATTTCGTTGATATTGTTCAATAAACCGATACCGCGTACCACATAAGCCTGATTGTTTTTATTGATAATATCACCACCAATGTTGATATTACTTTTACTGATGGCAGTGTATAAATCCAACGGCGTAATGCCAAGCGTACTCAGTTTTCCCGGATCAACTTTTATCTCGTAGGTTTTCACCATTCCACCAAAGCTCACCACATCGGCAACACCCGGCACGGCACGTAACTGGCGATCGATGACCCAATCCTGCATAGTCTTTAAATCACGCTGATTGCGGAAAGTACTTTTTAACGTGTAACGGAAAAGCTCACCCGTAGGACCTGTCGGTGGCTGTACCGAAGGCTGAACTCCATCAGGTAAATCGGCATTGGCAAGCAGATTAGTTACCTGCGAACGGGCATCTTTATCTACTACTCCATCATCGAATACTAATTTGATGTAAGACAACCCAAAAATGCTGGAAGAACGTAAGCTCACTTTCTTTTGAACCGGATTCATCGCAATTTCAATGGGAGTGGTAACAAATTTCTCTACTTCTTCGGCACTCCGTCCCGGCCATTGTGTAATAATGCTTATTTCGGTATTGGTAACATCAGGAAACGCCTCAATGGGCATGTTTTTAAACGTTATTACACCCGCAATCAGCAACAGGCCGGTGGCAAAAAGGATGAAATAATAATTTTTCAGCGAGAATGAAATTATATTTTTTAATAGCTTATTCATGAGTTATGAATTAATCATTAAGTGCATCGTAAATTAAAATTGCTTGAGAAGCAATAACCTTGTCTCCCACCTTCACATCACCCGATATATAGGTACGATTATCGAAAGTACTGATCACATCAACCGGTATAATTTTTATATCGGATTTTGAATGATAAACCATCACGTAATTCTGGCTGTGATCAAACACAATAGCCGAAGAAGCCACACACATTGCCGCATGATTGCCTTCGTTTGTCACTTTTACATTGGCAAACATTTCAGGCTTCAAAGCATATCCCGGATTGGGTAACACGATACGGACTTTCATCACTTTATTTGTCGGGTCGAGCACGTTCATTATTTTATCCACCTTACCTTTAAACACTTTATCCGGATAAGAAAGAGTGGTTACATCCACCTCGTCATTCAAGTGTATCTGACTGATATTGGTTTCGTACACATTGGCAATAATCCACACGTTTTTCAGATCGGAAACTGTAAACAAATTGCTGCTGTTATCGGCTCTGATAGACATATCGTTGGTAGCAAATTTTTCCACCACAAAACCACTGATAGGGGAACGAACGATATACTCGCCATTGGTATTACCACCATTGATATGCAATACTCTTTTCACCCTATTCAGTTCCGATTGTGCCTGATCGTGGGCTGCTTGTGCCGATAACAGGTCTTTTTGCGAAGCCAATCCGCTTTTAAACATATCCTGTGCTGCATCCAGATTCTTAGCCGACACACGCAGGTTACTTTCGGCATTCACTAAATCGTTACTAATACCAGCCATTTCGGAACTTTTAATAACGGCAAGCACCTGACCTGCCTGAACATAATCTCCAAGCATTACTTTGATATTTTGTATTACTCCACTAACCATGGGGTAAATTTTGGCAACATGATCGTCATTGAAAGCCACTTTACCCGAAAGCGTTATGGCATTTGTAAGTTGGCAATTCTGAACAGTATCAAATTTCAGTGTTTTTACCAACGAATCGGCTAAAACATATTTGGAGCTGTCTGCTCCGGCTGTTGCATCTGCTTTTTTGCAGGATTGAACAATAAACGCAATCGCAATGATGGCAGCAATAAGTTTTACGGGAAATAAATTTATTATTTTCATATATTATAAGTTTTTAGTTTTTTAGATAATCTATTCCGGTGTAGAAGTTTAAATCTTCGAAGGCACTGATTCGATTGAATTTGATGGAATTAATCTGCAAGGTGTTTTGTTTGTAGGAATCATAAAAGTCCAGAAACTCCAACAAACCGATATTTCTGACCTGATAGTTTTTCAAAACCTCGCCCAGCAACTTGCTAAAGTCTTTTTCAAAACCCGCATCCCTGCTTTTCAACAGTTTATCGCTTTCGATTAGTTTTCCCATCGAGCTATAAATTTGTTCGTCCACACTTGCACGGGTAGCCTCAAAGTTTGCCTGATTAAATTTAATCTGGGCTTTAGCCGACTTTATATTTCCTTGATTTCGATTGAGGAAAGGCAGATCAATGCCAAATCCAACTGTTGTTAGGTTGTTGATATAACTCCCTTGTTGATCGTAACCTAACTGAATAGTCAGATCAGGAACTGCCAACGCTTTTTGCAAGCTATAATTCTGGGTACTTAAATCGGTATTGAGTTTCGCAATTTTCAAATCGGGACGAGTAGCATAAGCAGAATCGATAATGGCTGAAAGTGTGTATTTCAGAGGATCCAGATTATCTAAAACTGCATTATTCACATTAGGAACCACATAAACATTCTTTGTTTGCAGCAACAAACGCAACTCACTTTGGATATCGTTTATCTGCATTTTCAAATCGTTATACTCATTCTGAATACTATATAGCTGGGCTTTAATACGCAGCACTTCTTTCTCCGAGATATATCCTTTCCCGTTTTGCTGTGCGAAAGCATCCGTCACACGTTGTAAAGCTGTTATTTCAGAATCATACACCTTGGCCGATTGCAACAAGAAATGGATATTGAAAAAATCGGTGCGCAACGTATGTTTAAGCGTCCGCAGTAAGTCGTAAAACTGATACTCGGAGAGCGCAGCATTGGTTTGCGCTATTTTTAGCTGTTTGTTATGTTTACCCGCCAGCATAATTACCTGCGACAAGCCAACAGATAATTCTCCATTTTTCCCGACAGGAAAAAACTGTTTAGTGGCAGTTTGATACATGGTAGTTCCAACATTTAAAGTCGGATTAGGAAATAATTTAGCCTGAACAACCAGGGCTTTCTGGGCGTCGATGTTGTAACGCTGAGCCAGCAATAACAAGTTCTTCCGGAGAAAGACGTTTTCTAAACTGTCTAATTTCAAATTCAGCGTATCGGGTTTGATACCATAGTCTGTTTGCGATTTTGCTTCTGTTGCCAATATCAGGCACAGAGCAATGGTTGCAAGCTTTATAAGTCTTTGCATTTGTTTTTTTGTTAGGTTAGTAAAAGTTGAAATGAAATCATGTTGAAAAGGACTCTCTTACAAAAGATTTTTGCCTACACACTAAGTTGATTGAAATCAATTTAATGATGATAGTCAGGCATCCATGCTTTCGTTACAGGACAACTAATGTTTAGTGCATGTAAATGAAAGCAGCAGGCATTTTCAATAAAGAAAACATCTACCTAAAATCTTTTTGAATAAAGAGGAATTTTATCTGTAATTAAACAGACAGGGGCTGTGGAGGCTTGGCAGGAACTTCTTTGTAATAAAGATTAACCACTTCATCGTTTCTCATAAGAAAGTGAGTAACATCTTTCTGAGTACATTCCAGTTCATAGGTAACTAATGTATCGGGAATCCATTTCAGATCAAAATGAACGACAGTTTGTTGTTGCTTACAATTGTTATCGGCGTAAGCTTTGTCGTGGAATGTATCTTTTGAAAAGCCTAAGCCATTTTCAAACAAAAACTCTATCAGCGAATCTACATAATCCTGATCGTCGGCAGAGTTTGTTATTTTTGAAGGGGTATAAAAGTCAATAGAATTGATGCTCAGATTCAAAGTCTGAACAACAAGAAAAATAAGTAAAAACTGATAAGCTATTTTCTTTATTACGCTTTTCATAACGAGTGCAAAGATACAATCGAATTTATGTTATAAAACAGTTATGTTATAGTATTTAATAAAGCTTAATGCGTTTTTAGGGAATTTACAGATAATATGAAATATTCCTGAAACAACTAAACATGCACACAAGTAATTATAGAACAAACTCTCTATATGCACCCCTAAAACCATTTACAGATTAAAATGGTTCAATTTTATATAAAATCAGTGCTCAGTTATTTGAGTTTCGTCAGAAAAAGCTTTGCAAAAAAGTCTTTTTGATTTCTTGATAATTGTCATGAGTATTCAGAATTGTAACATGGTCGAAGCATGCAAAGAACCAATGTCCTTTTTTTGATTCTTACAAATCCGGTAATTATTAATGCCGGGATACATAATCCAGTCTGAAAACACATCCCTGCCCGATTACTATTTCGATGAAACACGTGAAAAGGGGGTTATTGTATTTTGATGAAAAAACATACAGCCCTTCAATTTTGTTTTTAATCCCGTTTTTGATAAAACTCAATTTATATTTTCCAAAAAACAGCCATTCAATAAACAATTATAAACCTGTTATTTAGTTCGAAAATTTGATTTTCTGTAGTGCTAAAATAGGGTTTTTCATTTTGCTTTATTTTCACATGTAGTGTTCTTATTGGGTCTGAAAATTTGTTTTCGGCTAATTGTTACTGTTACTTTGCAGCGTTAACTTATCTCAGCATACCAAGAATCACACCGTTATGAAACTGGATTTTGTCATTACATTATCAATCGTGTCAAGGCTCCTCAGCTTTGAAAATTCATCCGCAAAATCGGAGGACTCAACTGAACTCGCAATTCAGAATGGGAATCTCAAAAACATATCCAACAATTCTAGCATAACTTATTATATAGAAAAAGTAAAAGGTTTAGTTGTTGTTTGGTTTTGGTTACGTTTGCAGGCAATAAACGATTCTCCCTTTAGGGTTGGGAGAATCGGCCTTGCAAATAGACTCACTCGTAATCAAAGAAACCGCTGCGCCCTCTACACTACCATATCAGATATCTATCGAATATCTGTTTTTCCACAAACGTACAAAAATTCAATCGTACCAATTCGGATTATTTATCCGTATCTGGGTTGAGTGCTTGTGCCTAAAACAAAATTATTTTAAAACGAAGTTACTATTACTTATCAAAAGCGATGCAAAAAAGAATAATTATATTTAGCTTTCTAATTTTAGCCGTCAGCAGTAGTTTTGCTGAGAAAGTGAATAGCGTGGTACCTGCCAACCTGAAAGGTGTTGGTTATCCTGCGCACACCGAATTGACATGGGAAAATCATGCAGGATTTACCTATGAAATATACCGTTCTGCCGATGGTAACAGTAATTTCAGTAAAATAGCTGAGACAAATAAAGATAGTTATCTTGATTTCTTTGGAAAACCATTGCAGAAAGAAGCAACTTTCATTTATAGGATTCTACCAAAAGGATTATCCATGGATAGCAAACAAGTTACAAAATTTGAGATACGGGTTCAAATACCCACGTCATCGGATGAAGCTTTGCTGGATATGACACAGCGTTATGCGACACGTTATTTTTACGATTTTGCCGACCCAGAAACCGGACTGGCAAGAGAACGGAGTAACGATGTAAATGGTAATATCGTTACTACAGGTGGAACCGGATTTGGAATTATGGCACTGATTGCCGGAGCTGAACGAAACTATTTCAGCAGAAACGATGCCTACCAAAAGATTAACAAGATAGTCGGTTTTCTCGAAAAAGCTGAACGTTTCCACGGAGCCTGGGCACACTGGTACAATGCCAACAACGGAAAAGTATTCAGCTTTAGTCAATTTGATGATGGCGGCGATCTGGTTGAAACAGCTTTTCTGACAGAAGGATTGCTCACCGCCCGCGAATACTTCCGCAACGGAAATGAAAACGAGAAAACATTGGTTAGCCGCATTACCAAGCTTTGGGAAACCATCGAATGGAACTGGTATACACAAGGTCAAAATGCCTTATACTGGCATTGGTCAAAAAACTATGGTTGGAAAATGAACCATCGCATTACCGGGTTTGATGAAACATTGATAACCTACGTGCTGGCAGCAGCATCGCCAACGTTCCCCATTGAACGTTCTGTGTATGAGAAGTGTTATACTAATTCCAATTACTATTTGAATGGAAAAAAATACTACGGTATCAAACTTGATCTGGGGATGGAGTATGGGGGACCACTCTTCTTTACACATTACTCATTTTTGGGATTGAATCCGAATGGTTTGTCCGACAAATACACAAATTACTTCGAACGAAACCGTTCACACGCGCTAATCCATCTGGCTTATGCCACTGAGAACCCTAAAAAACATGTGGGTTACGGTGCAAATTGCTGGGGATTTACTTCATCCGACGACCCGATTGTAGGTTACAGCTCACACCAACCAGGCACAAATGATGAAAATGGAACCATATCACCAACAGCAGCAATATCTTCAATAGTCTATACTCCCGATGCTTCCTTGAATGCTTTACGCCACTTCTACTTTGACCGAGGGAAACAATTATTCGGGAAATGTGGATTTTACGATGCTTTTAATCCCGGCATGGTAGAAGGCCAACAAGTAGTTCAGAGTTATCTGGCTATAGACGAAGGACCGATAGCGGTAATGATAGAGAATTATAGAAGCGGATTGCTCTGGAAATTATTCATGAGTAATCCCGAAATTCATACAGGACTACAAAAACTAGGATTTAAAATACACTAAAAAATTATGTTACTAACCATTTAAATTTAAGAGAACCATGAGAAAAAAAACAATTTTACTCCTACTGGTTGCACTTGTAAGTGCCAGTTCGCTTTTTGCACAAACTATACGCGTGCAGGGAGTGATTGTCGATAAAAAGACAGGAGAAACATTAATCGGCTCATCCATTATTCAAAAAGGTACTACTAACGGCACAACAGCGGGCGTTAATGGTGATTTTACCCTTTCGGTACCCCAAAACTCAGTTTTAGTTGTATCGTATATTGGATATGTATCCCAAGAAATTAAAGCAATCAATGCTTCAACATTACGAATTCGACTAGAAGAAGAAAACAAAGCGTTGGACGAAGTTATGGTAATTGGCTACGGTACTGCAAAGAAAAGTCAGGTTGTAGGATCTGTTTCTTCCGTTAAAAGTGAAGAACTCACCAAACAGCCGATGCTTACAGCAGCTCAAGGACTACAAGGCAAAACTTCCGGTATTCAAATTATCGGATCAGGTGAGCCCGGATCTCAACCACAAGTTCGTATCCGTGGAACTAATACAATTACTGCAGATGCAAATCCTATTTATGTTGTTGACGGTGTAATCACATCAGACATTACCAACATTAACACCAGCGATATTGAAAGTATGGATGTGCTAAAGGATGCTGCCTCTCAAGCTATTTATGGTAGTCGGGCTGCTAATGGTGTAGTACTTATTACCACCAGAGCTGGAAAAACAGGAAAAGTCAGAGTAAGTTTCGACTCTTATTTTGGTGTTAAGTCAATGACTTCTAAAGTTAAGATGGCCGATGCGAAAACCTATGCAACATATACCAACGAGGCAAGAGCTTACGATAGTCAGCCTGCATTGTTTGACGTCAATACGCTCAAATATAATACAAATTGGTTTGATGCCATCACTCGCGATGGTCTGGTGCAAAACTATAACTTTACCATTAGCGGAGGTACTGACAATGTAACCTATTATTTCAGTGCTAACCAGTTTGGTGATCAGGGAATTTTAAAAGGAAACGATTATAATCGTACATTGTTACGCAACAGTAACACTTACAAATTGGGAAAATATATTAAGTTTGGACATACCCTTAATATCTCTTTCGCAAAAGACAATATGAAGCCCAATGAGTTTGCTGATGCATACCGCATCGGAACTACAGCTCCGGTAAGAGATACTAACGGAAACTACGGTTATGTGAGCGGTTTAAGTGTTGCAAACCCAGTTGCAGCTCTTGATTATACACATAATTTTACTAATGACACCCGTTTCCAAGGCAATGTATTTGCAGAAATAAACCCTACCCCCGAGTTGACAATTCGCAGCAGCTTTAACTTTAATAAAGCGGCAAGAAAGGAAACTAATTATATCCCTAAATATTACGTAAGTAGTGTTCAACAAACATCTAAATCTACTTTGAGCATTGCCGATAGAGATAGTACCTACTACATAATAGACAATAATATTAATTTCCATAAAACTTTTATTGAAAAACATGAAGTAAATGCGACTGTAGGGCACTCATCTGAAAAAGATAAAGGAACTGCACTTCTTGGAACACGTACAGGAGTTACTGAACAAGAAAATTTGTGGTATCTTGATCAAGGAGATGTTAATTCAGCAACCAATAATGGAAGTGGTTATGTTCTACAAAGAGAATCTTGGTACGGACGTTTAATATATACATTTGACCAGAAGTACAATCTAAGTGGAGTATTACGTAGAGATGGATCCAGCGCTTTCCCTGTAGATAAAAAATGGGGAACCTTCTACTCATTCGGGGGATCATGGATTGTTAACCACGAAAATTTTATGGCAAACCAACATCTGTTTGATGATTTAAAACTCCGTGCAAGCTACGGTAAAATTGGTAATGACAATCTTCCCTATGGAACAGGAACAATAACCTCTGTTACAACTACAGGAGCATACAACTTTGGTGGAAATAGCAGTCCTGTATCACAAGGATTGACTTTTGATCAGATAAAAGATGCAACAATCACTTGGGAAACAACGAAAGGTTTTGATGCCGGTATCGAATTTTCAACTCTTGGCAGACGACTAAGCGGAGAAGTTTCTTATTATAATAAACTTACTAATGCTTATGTACCAATCACCATGCCTACTGCTTCAGGGGATGCTGACAATAGGGTAATTTCACAGGCGGCCGATGTACGTAATTCCGGAGTGGAAGTAAACCTTAATTGGAAACACAGACTAACCAGTAATTTCGCATATCATGCAGGCTTTAATATTACGTTCAATACAAACAACGTAGACAAAGTTAGAGGTGGACTACAGCTTAAAGATGGTAGTCTTGGTAATGGTAATATAGTTACCTATACTGTAGAAGGTCAACCTATCGGAAGCTTCTGGGTTTATAAAACCGATGGTATATATAAAACTCTAGCAGAAGTAAACGGCTCACCACATCTTACAGGTACACAGGCCGGAGATCTTAAATTAGTGGATGTAAACAAAGATGGTGTTATTAATGACAAAGACCGGGTATTCGAGGGTTCATATCAACCAAAAACTTATTTCGGACTTAATTTGGGATTTGATTATAAAGCTTTTGATTTCTCTGTTGACTGTTACGGAAACCTTGGGAACAAGATATTCAATGGTAAAAAAGCTGTTCGCTTTGGTAATGACAATATTGAATCTGCAAGAGCAGAAGATCGCTGGAGTACAACAAATCCTAACGGAACACAACCTCGCGCTTCTAACGCAATTCCGGCACCATCCGATTATTTTGTTGAATCTGGAAACTTCTTCAGAATCAATAACATGACTGTTGGATATTCACTTCCTGCCGAAAAATGGCATGTTGGTCTTTCAAAACTGAGAGTTTACGCTACTGCTCAAAATCCTCTTATTTTGAAAAAATACAGCGGATTTACCCCTGAACTTCCGGGATCTGCAACCGCATCAGGGATAGAATTGTCTATCTATCCAGTATCAACTACCTATATGGTGGGAGTTAACGTATCCTTTTAAGTAGAAATAAACAAACTAATATTTTTAATTTTTTCAATATGAAAACAATAAAAACATATATATACATTACAGTTGGTCTGATAGTCATCTCTCTATCGGCCTGTAATAACAATTGGCTCAGCCCTGCAGCCGAAAACCAATTGATCACACAGGATTCGACATTTCTGGTTTCTGCCAATGCTGAGAAGTTCGTAAATGCCTGTTATAATCAATTGCTACAATGGCAAACCAGTTCATTTTCTTTTGTCGGTTACGCAAGTATTACATCCGATGATGCTGATAAAGGAAGTGATCCTGGTGATTTAGGTTCTGATAAAGATCAAATGGACAATATTACCTATACTTCAACCAGCGGATCAATAGGTGAAGGCTGGACAGGTAATTATAATGGAGTAACTCGATGTAATCAGGCTATTGCTAATGTACCGAAATACAACATTGCAGATGCTCAGAAGACAAGATTTATAGCAGAAGCAAAATTCTTAAGAGCCCTTTACTATTTTAATCTGGTACGTTGTTTCGGAGATATTCCTTTAGTAAATAAAGTAATAGATGCTAGCAGTGAAGCTGATTTGAACCTAGCTAATACCCGGGTTTCTAAGGATAGCATATATGCATTTATAGAAAAAGATCTCAACTTTGCAATCACTAATTTGCCTAAAAATACCGAGTACAGTTCAGCCGATTTAGGCCGTGCAACAAAAGGAGCTGCTACAGCTTTACTTGCTAAAGTGAGTATGTACGAAAAGAAATGGGCTCAGGCTTTATCGCTGACAGACCAAATTATAGGAGGTACTGTAGGTAGTTACGGTTTAGTTACTGATTATGCAAGTATTTGGAGAGAAGTCGGCGAAAACAGCAGAGAATCATTATTCGAAATTCAGGCGCGTGGGATTACCCCTAATGCCGGTATTCAAGGGTTTGTAGATATACAGGGTGCCAGAGGCTCTATAACTTATCCCGATGGAACTTCAGGTATCAGCGGTTGGGGATTCAATACCCCAAGTCAGGATCTTGAAAATGCTTATGAGGTTGGCGACGTGCGTAAAGCTGCAACCATTATGTATAAAGGACAAACTTTATGGGATGGAGCAGTAGTTGGTACAGATGTTGCTAATCCAAGGTATAACTACAAAGCATATGTAAGTAAGAAACTGGAATCGTTTAATGGAAATGATTGGGAATCAAACAAAAATATCCGTGTTCTTCGGATGGGTGAAGTTTATTTGATTAACGCAGAAGCTGCTAATGAACTTACAAAAACATCGCAGGCACAAACATCGCTGAATGCAGTTAGAACCCGTGCAGGTCTCGCAAATACAACTGCTTCCAATCAAACCGATTTACGAACAGCAATATGGAAAGAGCGCCGTGTGGAACTGGCTATGGAATATGACCGCTTCTTTGATCTGATTCGTCAAGGTAGAGCCGGAACTGTACTTCGTGCTTTAGGAAAAAACTTTGTAGATGGCAAAAATGAAGTTTTCCCTATCCCTCAAATTGAAATCGATGCAAGTAATGGAAAACTCAAACAAAACGCTGGTTATTAATTCTTATGAGCATCCTCTAAATACAAAATAGATGAATCGCAAAAAAGGGAAGGAAATTTCCTTCCCTTTTTATTTTACCTTGATTTATCAGAAAATTACTTATCAATTCGATAAATGATAGCAGACAATATCCTCAGATTTTGCTTGTGCAACTCATTTATTTAGATCACGAAAGAATAAATAAATCATGAGAAAGATCTTAACTATAATTTTCGCCCTCTCTATTGTAATTATACTTAATGCCCAGTCCAAAGTTGTAAAAGGCCAGATAACCGAATACGAAATCTCCACTGAAAAAACCTATCAGGTTACCGGCATCGTTTCGGACGAACAAGATAAGCCCGTTAATCAGGTAAAAGTGATGGTGAAGGATGGGGTTAGTTCCGCTACAACGAATTCAAAAGGAGAATACAGCATCACGATTGGTGCAAATGATAAGGCATTGCGTTTTTATTATCCGGGAATGGTAATTACAGAATTGCCTGTCGGGATTCAAAACCTGCGGGTAAATTGTACTTTAAAAAAAGATCAATCCGATTATTCACTTCCAAAACATACAGCTCAGGCTACAGCCTGGTTTGACCCTAAAAACGATCACCCCAAAACATTTTGTAATCCGCTGAATATCGATTACAATTTCGAACCATATAATAAAGAAAATAAAATCTCTTGCCGCTCAACAGCCGATCCGCTAATTGTGCCATTCAAGGGAGTATATTATTTATTCAGTACCAATCAGGATGGCTTTTACGTTTCCAAAGATCTCTCGAAATGGAAATTCGTTTTCAGCGGATTTCAACGTAAACCAACCGACGATGACCAATGTGCTCCGGCCGTAGAAGTATCGGGCGATACCATCATGATGATTGGTTCTACTTATAAAGATCTACCGGTTTGGTACAGTACCAACCCCAAAGAAGGACGTTGGAAAAGACTTACCGAAACGGCTCTATTACCTCACTGGGATCCGGATTTATTTTTAGACGATGACGGACGCTTGTACCTCTATTACGGTTCCAGCAATGAATTTCCCATTAAAGTGGCGGAATATGATCGCTCTACTTTTCGTCCCAAAAGTATTGTTCACGATTTATTCGGATTGAAACCCGAAGTACATGGATGGGAACGGTTTGGAATGAACAACGACGATTCCGTTTCACTAAAGCCATTTGTTGAAGGGGCATACATGACCAAACACAACAACAAATACTATCTGCAATACGGAGCACCGGGCACAGAATTCAAAGTGTATGCCGATGGTGTTTACGTGGCCGATCATCCTTTCGGTCCATTTGTTTACCAACAGCACAATCCCTTCTCCTACAAACCGGGCGGATTTGTTTTGGGAGCCGGACACGGCGGAACATTTAAAGACTATTTCAATAACTACTGGCATATTTCTACCTGCATGTTGTCCTTGCGCGAAACTTTTGAAAGACGGATTGGGCTTTATCCTGCCGGATTTGATAAAGATGGTGTCATGTATTCAAACACAGC contains:
- a CDS encoding efflux RND transporter periplasmic adaptor subunit produces the protein MKIINLFPVKLIAAIIAIAFIVQSCKKADATAGADSSKYVLADSLVKTLKFDTVQNCQLTNAITLSGKVAFNDDHVAKIYPMVSGVIQNIKVMLGDYVQAGQVLAVIKSSEMAGISNDLVNAESNLRVSAKNLDAAQDMFKSGLASQKDLLSAQAAHDQAQSELNRVKRVLHINGGNTNGEYIVRSPISGFVVEKFATNDMSIRADNSSNLFTVSDLKNVWIIANVYETNISQIHLNDEVDVTTLSYPDKVFKGKVDKIMNVLDPTNKVMKVRIVLPNPGYALKPEMFANVKVTNEGNHAAMCVASSAIVFDHSQNYVMVYHSKSDIKIIPVDVISTFDNRTYISGDVKVGDKVIASQAILIYDALND
- a CDS encoding TolC family protein; this translates as MQRLIKLATIALCLILATEAKSQTDYGIKPDTLNLKLDSLENVFLRKNLLLLAQRYNIDAQKALVVQAKLFPNPTLNVGTTMYQTATKQFFPVGKNGELSVGLSQVIMLAGKHNKQLKIAQTNAALSEYQFYDLLRTLKHTLRTDFFNIHFLLQSAKVYDSEITALQRVTDAFAQQNGKGYISEKEVLRIKAQLYSIQNEYNDLKMQINDIQSELRLLLQTKNVYVVPNVNNAVLDNLDPLKYTLSAIIDSAYATRPDLKIAKLNTDLSTQNYSLQKALAVPDLTIQLGYDQQGSYINNLTTVGFGIDLPFLNRNQGNIKSAKAQIKFNQANFEATRASVDEQIYSSMGKLIESDKLLKSRDAGFEKDFSKLLGEVLKNYQVRNIGLLEFLDFYDSYKQNTLQINSIKFNRISAFEDLNFYTGIDYLKN
- a CDS encoding glucoamylase family protein codes for the protein MQKRIIIFSFLILAVSSSFAEKVNSVVPANLKGVGYPAHTELTWENHAGFTYEIYRSADGNSNFSKIAETNKDSYLDFFGKPLQKEATFIYRILPKGLSMDSKQVTKFEIRVQIPTSSDEALLDMTQRYATRYFYDFADPETGLARERSNDVNGNIVTTGGTGFGIMALIAGAERNYFSRNDAYQKINKIVGFLEKAERFHGAWAHWYNANNGKVFSFSQFDDGGDLVETAFLTEGLLTAREYFRNGNENEKTLVSRITKLWETIEWNWYTQGQNALYWHWSKNYGWKMNHRITGFDETLITYVLAAASPTFPIERSVYEKCYTNSNYYLNGKKYYGIKLDLGMEYGGPLFFTHYSFLGLNPNGLSDKYTNYFERNRSHALIHLAYATENPKKHVGYGANCWGFTSSDDPIVGYSSHQPGTNDENGTISPTAAISSIVYTPDASLNALRHFYFDRGKQLFGKCGFYDAFNPGMVEGQQVVQSYLAIDEGPIAVMIENYRSGLLWKLFMSNPEIHTGLQKLGFKIH
- a CDS encoding SusC/RagA family TonB-linked outer membrane protein produces the protein MRKKTILLLLVALVSASSLFAQTIRVQGVIVDKKTGETLIGSSIIQKGTTNGTTAGVNGDFTLSVPQNSVLVVSYIGYVSQEIKAINASTLRIRLEEENKALDEVMVIGYGTAKKSQVVGSVSSVKSEELTKQPMLTAAQGLQGKTSGIQIIGSGEPGSQPQVRIRGTNTITADANPIYVVDGVITSDITNINTSDIESMDVLKDAASQAIYGSRAANGVVLITTRAGKTGKVRVSFDSYFGVKSMTSKVKMADAKTYATYTNEARAYDSQPALFDVNTLKYNTNWFDAITRDGLVQNYNFTISGGTDNVTYYFSANQFGDQGILKGNDYNRTLLRNSNTYKLGKYIKFGHTLNISFAKDNMKPNEFADAYRIGTTAPVRDTNGNYGYVSGLSVANPVAALDYTHNFTNDTRFQGNVFAEINPTPELTIRSSFNFNKAARKETNYIPKYYVSSVQQTSKSTLSIADRDSTYYIIDNNINFHKTFIEKHEVNATVGHSSEKDKGTALLGTRTGVTEQENLWYLDQGDVNSATNNGSGYVLQRESWYGRLIYTFDQKYNLSGVLRRDGSSAFPVDKKWGTFYSFGGSWIVNHENFMANQHLFDDLKLRASYGKIGNDNLPYGTGTITSVTTTGAYNFGGNSSPVSQGLTFDQIKDATITWETTKGFDAGIEFSTLGRRLSGEVSYYNKLTNAYVPITMPTASGDADNRVISQAADVRNSGVEVNLNWKHRLTSNFAYHAGFNITFNTNNVDKVRGGLQLKDGSLGNGNIVTYTVEGQPIGSFWVYKTDGIYKTLAEVNGSPHLTGTQAGDLKLVDVNKDGVINDKDRVFEGSYQPKTYFGLNLGFDYKAFDFSVDCYGNLGNKIFNGKKAVRFGNDNIESARAEDRWSTTNPNGTQPRASNAIPAPSDYFVESGNFFRINNMTVGYSLPAEKWHVGLSKLRVYATAQNPLILKKYSGFTPELPGSATASGIELSIYPVSTTYMVGVNVSF
- a CDS encoding RagB/SusD family nutrient uptake outer membrane protein, giving the protein MKTIKTYIYITVGLIVISLSACNNNWLSPAAENQLITQDSTFLVSANAEKFVNACYNQLLQWQTSSFSFVGYASITSDDADKGSDPGDLGSDKDQMDNITYTSTSGSIGEGWTGNYNGVTRCNQAIANVPKYNIADAQKTRFIAEAKFLRALYYFNLVRCFGDIPLVNKVIDASSEADLNLANTRVSKDSIYAFIEKDLNFAITNLPKNTEYSSADLGRATKGAATALLAKVSMYEKKWAQALSLTDQIIGGTVGSYGLVTDYASIWREVGENSRESLFEIQARGITPNAGIQGFVDIQGARGSITYPDGTSGISGWGFNTPSQDLENAYEVGDVRKAATIMYKGQTLWDGAVVGTDVANPRYNYKAYVSKKLESFNGNDWESNKNIRVLRMGEVYLINAEAANELTKTSQAQTSLNAVRTRAGLANTTASNQTDLRTAIWKERRVELAMEYDRFFDLIRQGRAGTVLRALGKNFVDGKNEVFPIPQIEIDASNGKLKQNAGY